A region of the Sandaracinaceae bacterium genome:
GCGTTCGCTCGTGACCGGCACGAATTCGGCGCCATCTTCGGGTTAGAACTGCACGCGGATCGGTGCAAGCCCCATACCTCGGACGTCGCTGGACGATCGGGGGGATTCTCGAGCGGTGAGGTGCGTAAGGCGCGCGGCACCGTGAAAAGGGCCGCGCGCCGCGCTGCGATCGGCCGCGGGAGCTACGCGCCTTCGCGCGCGAGGGCGCCGCGGAGCTTCTCGAGGGCCATCGCCTCGAGCTGACGCACCCGCTCGCGGCTGAGGTTCAGCTCCTCGCCGATCTCGCGGAGCGTGAGGCCGTCGGCGTTGTTGCCGTCCATGCCGAAGCGGCGACGCAGGATGAACTGCTCGCGGTCGCTGAGGACCGACAGGATGCGCTCGGCCGTGCCCTCGCGCTCGCGCGCGATGACCGCGTCGTCGACCTGCTGGGCGTCGTCGTCGCAGAGCACCTCGTCGAGCGAGCGGTCGCCGTCCTCACCCATGGGGGCGTGGATGGACACCGAGCGCGTCGTCGCCTCCAGCGAGCGCCGGACCTTGTCGACCGTCATGCCCACCTCTTCGGCGAGCTCCTTCTCGCTCGGCGCGCGCCCGTAGCGCTGCGTGAGCTGACGCTCCGCCCGGCGGAGGCGCTTGCGCTTCTCGGTCATGCCGAAGGGCACGCGCACGGTCTCCGCGTGACGCGTGACCTCGCGGGCGATGCTCTGGCGGATCCACCAGGTGGCGTAGGTGCTGAAGCGCGTCCCCACGCGGTGGTCGAACTTGTCGACCGCGCGCATGAGGCCGAGGTTGCCCTCCTGGACGAGGTCCGGGAACGGCACGCCCGAGCCGCGGTAGGCCTTGGCGAGCATCACCACGAGCCGGAGGTTCGCCTCGGCGAGGGCGTTGCGACGCGCCTCGAGGCGGCGGCGCTTGGCGTCGAGGACCGGCCACACGCGGCGCAGCACCGGGCGACGGCGACCGAGGTTGTCCTCGGCGCGGCGGATGATCTCGATGGCCTGGTCGTCCTCGCGCCCGTCGGCGGCGGCGAACGCGCGCAGCTCGCGATGCACGCGGGCCACCACGTCCTGGATGCGCTCCCGGTGGAGGCCCATGTGACGGACGATCTTGCCGCGCTGATCCCACGCGCGGTCGCGACGGACGCGACGCTCGGCCGCGCTGCCCCGCTTGGAGCCGGCCATCTTCCCGATGCGCTCCTCGACCTTCGCGGCCTTGCCGAGGTTCTTGGTCAGCTCGGCCCGGCCCTCGAGCCCCTCGTAGCGGCCGAGGTGGGCCACGCCGAGCACGTCGATCTCTTCCGCCTCGAAGCGGCGATGCCAGGTCAGGACCTCAGGCAAGGAGAGGCCGTTGTCGAGGATGCAGTCGAGGCAGTCGCGCTCGGCCTCCTCGATGAGCTGGGCAGCCGCCACCTCACCCGCGCGGTCGAGCGGCGGCTGGAGCTCGCCGAGCCCGGCGAGGTAGAGGTCGAAGGGGTCACGGGTGCTGCGGCCCGTGCGAGCGCGCGGCCGGCGCTCGGCAGTGGCAGTCGTCTTCTTCATGGCTTCTCGGGGGTGCGCGGCGGCTAGAGGAGGCGGGGTGCGAGGTTCGTTCGTGTCCGTCCGGGTCGGTCGGGGGTCTCCCGACCCGGACCACGCTGCCTCCCCCCGGGAGCCTTGCGCTGGGTGGCGCTGGGCTCCGGTCGCGCGGTACGCCGGATCATGAGGCCGGGACTCGAGCTTGCAAGCCGAAGCCGTAGAAAGCTCACGAGACCTGACCAGGACTCGGTTTTGTGAGGCTTTTTCGGGGTTCGGGCAAGCGTTCGCCGGAAAAATCCGTTTTTGGCCGCGAACCCCAGTCCGAAATCGAGGGTAAAGAGCGATAGAGAAGCCAGTGGTAGAGGCGCCGCGGGAGGAAGCGGCGAAGCGCGTCGAAGAGACGGGCGTCGAAGGTCGCCAGCACCCGGAGCGGCGGGGTCGGGTCGGCCATGGTCCGCAGCACCGCGCGCGCGACCTTCCACTCCGGGGTGGCCAGCCAGCCCCGCATCATGCGGGCGATGAACGGCCCCATGTGCTCGTAGTGGGCGTGATAGGGGTCGTGGTCGTCGTCGTGGGAGCGCCGGCTCATCGGCGTGTAGCGCACGCGCTCGAACGAGCCGCTGCGGATGAAGCCCGGCTCGATGAGGCTGACCCGGATGTTCCACGGCCGGACCTCGTACCAGAGAGCCTCGCACGCGCCCTCGAGCGCGAACTTCGAGGCGCTGTAGACGGCCATGGTGGGCATGGCCATCATGCCGCCCACCGAGCTGACGGTCAGGATGTGCCCGCCCCCGCGGTCACGCATGCCGGGCAGGACCAGCCGGGCCAGCTCCATCGGCGAGCGGAAGTTCACGTTCATCTGCTCGAGGCGCTCGTCCTCGACCACGTGCTCGACCACGGCGCGATAGGAGACGCCGGCGTTGTTGATCAGCACGTCGACCCCGCCCCAGCGATGGTAGGCCTCGCCGATCACTTCGCTCCGCATGGCCGGGCTCGTGACGTCCAGCGGCCGCAGGTGCACCCGCTCCGACTCCGTCACGCCCGCCGCCGCGAAGCGGGGCATCGAGCTGGGCCGGGCGGTGAGGATCAGGCGGTGCGGCGTGGCGAGCAGCCGGCGCGCGATCTCGAGCCCGAGCCCGGTGCTGGCGCCGGTCAGGAGGACGGTCCGTGGCTGATCGCTGCGCCTCACCACTCCTGTATGTAGGGCGGCGCGCCGCCGTCACCTCGTCCCGGATCGGGGAGTCAGAGACCGGCCGCTCAGCCGACCACGCGGTTTCGGCCACCTTCTTTGGCGCGGTAGAGCGCGGCGTCGGCGAGCTCCTGCGCATCGGAGAAGGGGAGCGTGCAGGTCCAGAGCGCCACGCCGATCGACATCGTGACCGCGGCCGTCTCCTCGGCCGACACGGGGACCGGGGCGCGGCAGAGGCGGGCCCGGAGGCGCTCGGCGGTGGCGCGGGCGCCCTGCCAGGTCCCCTCGGGGAGGAGCACCATCAGCTCCTCGCCGCCCACCCGGAACGCCTGGTCGTCGCCGCGCAGCTCGCCCCGGAGGAGATCCGCCACGTGGCGAAGCACCGCGTCGCCGCCCGCGTGGCCGTGCGCGTCGTTGATGGCCTTGAAGTGGTCGAGATCGATCGCGAGCACGCCGACGTCGCGGTCGTGACCGACGAAGCCCTCCGCCGCCTCCATCATCGCGCGTCGGTTGCCGAGCCCGGTGAGCGCGTCGGTCCGCGCCTGCTCTTCGGCGTCGCTGAGCGCCGCCGCCAGCTCCTCGGCCCGGCGCCGGCTCTCGTGCGCGGCCTCGACCGCCTCCCGGACGGCGCCGTGGCGATGCACCGCCGCCTCGACGAGGGAGCCCGCGTGCTGCAGCAAGGTGCCGCGGAGCAGGTCCAAATCCTGGATGTCCTCGGCCTCCGCGAGCTGCTGTCGGATCTCGGCGAGGCGCGTCGTGTGGATCTCCTCCCCCTCGGAGAGCCCGCCCAGGGTCTCGATCAGCTCGCCGACGCAGCGCTTCATGATCTCGCCGCCCTCTCGCGTGCGCGCGGCGTGCAGCGAGAACGCCTCGAAGAGGAGGCCCAGGGTGCGGACCGGCTTGTCGTCGGGCCCGTCGAGCTCGGAGACCTTCAGCAGCTCCGCGAGATCGGCGACGGCGGCGCGGAGCCCGAAGGCGTGCGCCACCGGCTGCGCCGCGAAGACGACGCGGTGGAAGAGCTCGACCGCGAAGCCGCCGCCGCCCCGCTCGACGGGGGGCAGGCTGACCGTGCGCAGCCGCTCGGCCAGCTCGGCGTAGTCCTCGGGCACCATCGCGCGCCCCACGTCCGACTCGATGTCGGCCAGGATCTCGCGGGCGCCCTCGAAGTCTCCCGGCAGCGCGAGGCGGAGCAGCCGCAGCGACTGCGCGAGGGCGTCGCTCATCGCGCGGGCCGCCCGGAGCTGCTTGGGTCGCTTCGCCTGGGTGGTCGCGCGGAGCTCCGCCGCGAGCGCGTCGCCGCGGCCGCGATCGACGGGGTCCAGATCCTGCGCCGTCAGCGCCTGGCGTCGCCCCCCGAAGCGCTGGCGCTCGGGGGCCTCGACCCTCTCGGCTGCCTTGGCGCCCTTTCGTCGTCCCCCGAAGAAGCTCATCCCGGCTGATCTCCCTGCGCGTCGGTCGCCGCCGCCGCGCGCGTGCCCTCGGAGTCCGGCTCGGGCGGGCGCGTGAACACGAACTCGACCCGGCGGTTCTGGGATCGCCCGTCGTCGGTCTGGTTGTCGGCGATGGGGCGCGTCTCCGCGTACCCCGCGATGCTCATCGCCTCCGGGTGCAGCCCCGTCGTCTGCAGGTAGCGCAGGACCGCGGTCGCGCGGGCCGCGGACAGCTCCCAGTTCGAGGGGAAGCGCGAGGTGTGGATCGGGCGGTCGTCGGTGTGCCCCTCGATGGCGAGCTCCTGCGTGAACTCGGTGCTGAGCTCGGCGATGCGCGTGAGGATGGGCAGCGACTCGTCCTTGAGGTGATCCGAGCCGACGTCGAAGAGCACCGCGTCCCGGACGCGGAGCGCCACGCCCCGGTCGGTGACCTCCACGTCGACGACCTCCTCGAGCCCTTGCTGGCGGAGGCGTTCGCGGACCCGCGCCGCGAGGGCCAGCGTGGGCGCCTGCGGCAACACCGACGGGTCCGTGGGCGAGCCGCCGGGGGCGACGCTCACCGGGGTGTCGCTCCGGGTCTGGAAGTCGCCCGGGCTCTCGAACTGCACGCCGAACGCCTCACGGACCGAGCCCATCATCGTGCGGAACTCGACGACGTCCATGTTGGCGAAGGACAGGAGCAGCACGAAGAACGTCAGCAGCAGCGACATCATGTCGGCGAAGGTCGCCATCCACGCGGGCGCTCCCTCCTCGACCTCTTCCTCGTCACCGTCCATCTCAGGCCGCCTTCTTCTCGCCCTCGCGCTCGGTCGGAGCGAGGCGTGCCTCGAGCTTCTCCTGGATGACCGCCGCGTTCTGGCCCTTGACGATGGACTGGATGCCCTCGATGACGACGACCATCCGCGCCGTCTCCTCCTTGCTGCGGAGGCCGAGCTTCTCGGCGATGGGACCGCAGACCACGAACGCGACGACCGCGCCGTACATCGTGGTCAGGAGCGCGACCGCCATGGCCGGTCCGATCGACGAGGGATCGTCGAGCGACTGGAGCATCTGCACCAGGCCGATGAGGGTGCCGATCATGCCCATCGAGGGCGCGGTGGCGGCCATGAACTTGAACAGCTTCTGACCGCGGCTGTGGCGGTCCTTCATCGCGACCAGCTCCGCCTGGAGGGTCCCGATGATCTCCTCCTCCGGCATGCCGTCGACCGCCATGCGGATGCCCTTGGCCATGAAGCCGTCGTCGATCTGCTCCTTCTCGAGCGCGAGCACGCCCTCGCGGCGGGCGATGGCGCTGAGCTCGACGATGCGCTTGATGGTGTCGCTGGCGCTGGCGACCTTGCCGCCCTTGATGGCGTTCATCGCGACCTTGAAGGCGCCGAGCACGCGCTCGAGCCGCTCCATGATGAGCGTGCACGCCATCGTACCGCCGAGGACGATCAGCAAGCTGGGGATGTCGATGAACGAACCCAGCGACCCGCCCATGACGATCGAGCCGAGGATGAGGCCGAAGCCGAGTACGATGCCTACGATCGTTGCGATGTCCACCTGACGTCTCCTCCGAGCGGCCTCCCGCCGCTCTCGTTCTCTCTATCGGCGGACAGATGCCCCGACTTGAGTCAACCGGTCGCGGCCATCTGCGGCGGCGAGGTGTCGGAGCGCCGCGGCGCCCCCTCGAGCAGGTCGCTCGCCGCGTCGCAGGAGCGCGCGTCGAGCTCCACCCCGTAGTGGAACCCCGCCACCGAGACGTGGCGCACCACGCCGCGGAGCTGCGGTCGGCCCGGCAACCCCACGAGGGTCAGCGACAGCTCGTCGCCGATCTCTCCGCCGAGGTGGCCTTCGATCATGGTCCCGCGCGGCGAGAGGTCCTTCATGCGCGCCTGGAACGTGCGGCCGCCGAACGCGACGCGGAGCGCGTGGTCCGTCTCCACGCGCTCTTCGCGCCGGAGGTAGTCGATGAGGGTGACCCCGAGGATCTTCTCGTCCGTCTCGCGCACCGGCTCGTCGCTGACGTTGCCCGGGTCCTCCGCGGGCGGCGCCTGGCGCGCCTCGCGGATGGCCTGCACGTCTTCGGTGACGAGCGCCTCTGCGAGGCTGCGGAGCGCGAGGCTGGCCTCGTGCCCCGGGTGGCTGAGCAGGAAGGGGCGGCGCCGCGTCACGGAGTGATGGACCTCGCGGTTCATCGACAGGTGGGCGCCCACGGGGACCGCCACGTCCAGGAAGTCGCTCGCCATGCGCGAGAGCGCGGCGAGCACCTTCCGCTGGTGCGGCCCCTCGAGCATGTTGCCGACGATGCGCGTGGCGAAGCCGGTCGTGACCTGCTCGAAGGCGTGGTCGAGCCCGGCGCGCTCGTCGCGCGCGCGGCGGCGCAGGTCGCTGACGCGGTCGGTCTCGCGGTGCCCACAGACGAGCTTGAAGGCCTCGCGCTGGGCGTGGTTCTCGAGCCGCTGGGTGAGCCCCCGGTGCACGGCCGCCTTGAGGAAGCAGTAGGCGTTCTGCATCGCGGGCAGCTGCGGAGAGCTGACCACCAGGCGCAGATCGCCCAGCTCGAAGAAGTCGAGGACGTTGAAGCTCACCCCGGCGCCGACGTCGATGACCACCACCTCGGCGTCGAGCCGGCGGATGTGGCGCATGACCTTCAGCTTCTGCGCGTGGTTGAGGTTCGCCGCGCCCGGGACCGCGCCGATGCCCGGCACCAGGAACAGGCGCGGGGCGCCGGTCGGGCTCGCGATCTCCTCGAGCGACCGCACGTCCTTGTCGAGGAAGGCCTGGAGCGACTGCCCGGGCCGGTCGATGCCGAAGAGGGTGTGTTGGTTCGCGGCGCCGAGGTCGGCGTCGATGATCACGGTTCGAAAGCCGAGATCAGCGATCGCCACACCCAGGTTGGCGGCGACGACGCTCTTGCCGACGCCCCCTTTGCCGCCTCCGACGGAGATGCAGACCGGTCCGGAATGAGTCACGTGAGCTGAATCGGCCGTGCGTTGGAGATCTTGAGCGACGACGCTCGGACTCTCAGCCCACCCGGCGGAGCTTCGCCCGGATCGGGACCTCGGTCTCGTAGACGCGCTTGACGCCGTCGCCGAGGGAGGCCTCCACCGCGCGGATGTCCCGCACGAGGCGCGCGAAGCCCTGGGGCTCGATGGACGCGGACTGGTCGCTGCCGAACATCGCCCGGTCCAGGGTGACGTGGCGCTCGACCACGCAGGCCCCGAGGGCGACCGCGGCGACGGAGGTGGCCAGGCCGAGCTCGTGCCCGGAGTACCCGATCGGCACGCCGTAGCGCTCCTTCAGCATCGGGATGCAGTGAAGGTTCAGCTCCTCGTTCTTCGAGGGGTAGGTGCTCGTGCAGTGCAGGATGATGAGGTCGTCGGTGCCGAGGACCTCGACCGCGTGGTCGATCTCCTCGAGCGTGCTCATCCCGGTGCTGATGATGATCGGCTTGCCGGTGGCGCGCTTCGCGCGGAGCAGCGCGTCGTCGGTGATGCTGGCCGACGCGACCTTGTAGGCCGGCACGTCGAACTGCTCCATGAAGGCGACCGAGGGCTCGTCCCAGCAGCTCGCGAACCAGTGAAGGCCCTTCTCCGCCGCGTGCCGCCCGATCGCGTGGTAGGCGTCGGCGTCGAACTCGAGGTGGCGCTTGAGGTCACCGTTCGTGGTGCCGAAGGGCGTCTCGCGGGGGCGCGCCAGCTCCTCGGCCGTGTAGACGATGTCGAGGGTGCGCTTCTGGAACTTCACCGCGTCCGCGCCGGCCTCGGCCGACACGTCGGTCAGCTGGTTGGCGAGCGCGACCTCGCCGTTGTGGTTGATGCCGATCTCGCCGATGACGTAGCAGGGCTCGCCGTCGCCGACCCAGCGCTCTCCGATCTTTACCTTGGTCATGATTCTTTCCCTTCTTCAACCGAACAGCAGCTGCTCCGCGACATCGCAGATGGCGTGGAGGGCGGCGGTGTGGATCTCCTGAACTCGCGCCGTGTGACGCGAGGGTGCTCTGAGGACGAGGTCGGCGGTGGGGCTCCCGCCCTGGCCGACGATCGCGATGGTGGTCAGCCCGAGCTCGTTCGCGGCGTCGAGGGCCGCGAGCACGTTCTTGCTCGTGCCGCTGGTCGACATGCCGACGAGGACGTCGCCGCGTCGGCCGAGGCCGCGCACCTGACGAGCGAAGACCTCTTCGTAGCCGTAGTCGTTCGCGATGCAGGTGATGACCGAGGGGTCGACGGTGAGCGAGACGGCGGGCAGCGCGGCCCGCTCCATGCCCATCCGGCCGATCAGCTCGGCGACGAAGTGCTGCGCGTCGGCCGCGCTGCCGCCGTTGCCGCAGGCGAGGATCTTGCCCCCGCCGCGGATCGACTCCGCGCAGACGGCGCCGGCCTCCGCGATCTGGGTGGGCAGGGTCTGCGCCGCGAGCGCCGCGGTGCGGCTGAGCTCGAGGAGCGCCTCCCGCGCCCGGATGACGCCGACGTCTTCCTCGCGCTCGAGGTCTTCCCGCTCGATGGCCTCCCGCTCGACGACCATCCCCCACGCGGGGCCGGGCTTCACCGGGGCGCTGGAATCGGGCCAGAGGCTGTCTTCGAGCGACATGGATTCTTCACGCGACACGGCGCACTCCTTCCGAGGCGTCGCGCCGCGCCGCGAGGATGGCGTCCGCCACCTCTCGCACCGCGCCGTCGCCGCCGATCTTCTCCGTCACCCAGACCGCCGCCGCCTTCGCGGCCGGGGTCGCGTCCGCGACCACGACGGGCACGCCCACCTGCTCGAGCGCGCCGAGGTCGTTCACGTCGTTGCCGACGAACGCCACCTGGCGCGGCGAGAGCTTCGCGTCCGCCAGGATCCGGCCGACCGCGGCGCGCTTGTCCGCGATGCCCTGATGGCAGCGGATGCCGAGCTTGGCGCAACGCGCGGCCACGACCGGGTTGGTCTCGGTGGAGACGACCTCCACCCGCACCCCCGCGTCCCGCAGGCGGGCGATGCCCCAGCCGTCCCCGCGGTGGCAGGTGACCGACTCGGTGCCGGTCTGGTCGACGCTGACGCGGTTGTTGGTCAGCACCCCGTCGAAGTCGAGGAGCACGAGCGAGAGCGGCGCGAGGAGCGCGGGGTCCGCCTTGGGCACCTCGCTGATGAGCAGCGCCTCCATCAGCGCGAGGTCCTCCGGCTCGTCGACCTGGAAGGAGTCCCGCATGCGCATGGGGTAGGTGGCGACCTTCCCGCCGAGGCGGTTGTTCTGCTCGCGGAGCACCCACGGGGCGAAGACGTAGATGGAGCCGTTCTCGACCACGTCCTCGGGCGCGTCCTGCCGGCGCGGGCGGTGCGTGTGGTCGTAGTTGAGCGAGCGCGGCCCGTCGCCGTGCTGACGCCACACGAAGCCGTGGGTCGGGCAGCAGGAGAAGAGCGAGTCGGCCTCGGCCTCGACCAGCGTGGCGATGGCGTCGCCGATGTCGTTGGGCTGCCGGAAGGGCGACGTGCACTGCAAGAAGACCACGAGGTCGGGCACGTAGCCGTCACGGGCCTCGAGGGTGTCGAGGGTGTGGGTCAGCGCGGACTCGCTCGAGGCGGTCGGGCCGGCGAGCGTGGTCGGCCGCTCGATCACCTCCGCGCCCCAGGCGCGCGAGACCTGCGTGATCTCGCGGTCGTCGGTCGAGACGACCACCCGGGTCACCGCCTCGGTGCGGAGCGCCTGCGTGATCGTCCAGGCGATGAGCGGGCGGCCGCCGAGGGCGCGCACGTTCTTGCGAGGGATGCCCACCGAGCCGCCGCGGGCGGGGATGATGGCCAGGATCTCCTTGCGCTGTTTCATCGGGCCGCGACCTCCGCCAGGAACGGGCTCTGCTTCACGCGGAGCTGGCCGAGCGTGGCGCCGACCAGCGCGCGGGTCTCGCGCTGCGCGATCTGGACGAGCTCCGCCTTGCGCGTCTTCGCCTGCGCGCTGAGCGCGTCCCGCTGGGCCGAGGCCTCGCGCACGGCCGAGACGAAGCGCTCGGTGCGGCACTCGCGGTCGAAGTCGAAGAGATCGATGTGCTGGCTCTTCGGCGAGCCGAACTCCTCTTGCATCCACCCGTTCGAGCGCGTGGTGGAGAGGCTGACCACCGGGGTGCCCATCGCCCAGGGCAAGATCACCGAGTGAAGGCGTTGACCGAGCACGAGGTGGAGCTTCTCGTAGACGCCGGCGAGCAGGCCGGGGTGCAGCAGGTCCGCGCCCTGGTAGATGGCCGGCACCTCCTCGTGGAGCAGCAGCAGCGCGTCCTCGGGGAGCGAGGCGCGCAGCAGCCGCCCGACCTCGAGGTCGCCCGCCGTGAGCAGGTGCGGCGTGAAGACGATCTGGTAGCCGTCTTCTTCGACCAGCTGCTTGCAGGTCTCGACGAGGGTCTGGATGTAGCGCTCGAAGCTCTGGCTGAAGGGCGCGGGGAAGCGCTCCTCGGGGCGGTCGATCCGCAGGCAGAGGCCCAGCGACTTCCGGCTCGGGTCGAGGCGCGGCAGGTGCACCCGCGCGGGCTCGACGTGGAGCGCGCAGTCGGGGACGAACGAGACGCCCTCGGTCACCCCGAAGGCCTCCTCGAGCTTCTTCACCGAGCCGTGCTCACGCACCGAGAAGTGGGCCGCGTGCTTCACCGTGGCGCGCACGTGGCTCGCGGTGTGCGCGGGGAAGTGCTCCGGCGCGAAGGCGCGGTAGTTGTAGCCCGTGGAGTAGATCGCGAAGGGCACCTCGAGGCTCGGGATCAGCTCCTCGGGGATGTCGAAGCCCCAGCCGCTGGCGGACTTGTCGGCGCCGCGGTGATAGAGGAAGCCGCCGCCGCCCATGACGAGCAGGTCGTACGACTGGTTGATCGTCGCGATCGTCTCCTCCCGGAAGGGCAGGTCGTAGATGAACGACTGGTCGACGATGACGTCGAGGCCGGCCGCGTCGACGGCGTCTCCGAAGACGCGCAGCCAGCCGGCGAAGATGGCCTGGTCGCCGAGGTTGTTGCCGTTGCCGTTCAGGACGAGCACGCGGCGCTGTGCGTTGTCGGTCATGTTCTGGCGATCCCTTCGGAGCCCGCGAGCCGCGCGTGGCAGAGCTCGATGAGGCGTTGACACTGCTGCTTGAGCGCAGCCGGATGAGGCCCCTCCACCACCGCGGTGGCGAGGGCGAGCGCGGCGCGCGGGGCGCCCGCTCGGGAGAAGACGTCGAGGAGCGCCTCGACGCTCTCGCGGGTGTGCACGGCGAAGCCCGGGCGGCGGAGCATCTGGGTGAGCACGCCGAGGCGGTCCATCGAGACGTGACCCGACAAGATTTCCTCCTTGACGCGCTGCACGTGCCGGTAGGTGTCCAGACGCTCGGCGATCCAGTCGCCGCCCTGCCCCGGGTCGGGGAGCATCGCGTGGGCGAAGGGACGCGGGAGCGTCTCCCCCGGCGTCGCGTCGGGCGTGCCGGTCATGAAGAGCGAGCCGCCGTCGGCCATCTTCTGCGGCGCCAGCCCGGCCCGCGCGAACATCGCGGCTAGGGTGTTGGCGCCGAAGCTCGTCAGGTGCGCGTTCTGGAAGAAGTTGCCCTCGAGCGCGCCGTACGGCTGGGTGACGTTGGGCACCTCGATGAGGAGGGTGCCGCCCGGCTTCAGCCAGCTCGCGAGGCGCGTCAGCGCGGCGAGGGGCTCGTGCAGGTGCTCGAGCACGTGGAACATCTGCACCTGGTCGAAGCGCTCGTCCTCGCTCGGCGCGTACTCCTCGAGGAGCCCGACGAAGACGTCGACGCCGCGGGCGATGGCCTGCGCCGCCTCCTCGGGGCCTGGCTCGACGCCGAAGACCTCGACGCCGCCGAGGCGCTTCATGTGCATCAGGGTCTGGCCGTCGCGGCAGCCCACCTCGAGCACGCGCTGGCCGGCGGTGAGGTCGCCGAGCCGGAGCGCGACCTGCGCCTGGCTCTGGTAGCGGGCCGCGCGGGCCTCGGCGTAGCCCTCGTCGTCCGGGCCGACGAAGCGTCCGCCGCCCGGCACGGGCAGCTTCACCGTGCGGTACTGCGCGCGGTAGGGGCCGCGGTAGTAGGCGTCCATCGCCTCGGGGCACGGCCGCGGGTTCACCCGCACCAGCCCGCAGCCGCGGCACGCGACGTTGCGCACGTCCATCCCGAAGCGCGCGCGGGTGCCGACCACGATGGCGTCGTCGGGGTCCCGGTCGCAGAGCGAGCAGGGCACGCTCTCGTGCTGGGCGGGGTCGGTCCAGGGTTCGGAGGTCACGCCCCAAGCCTCAGCACGATGGATGCCAGGCCCCCTCGGGCCCCGGATCGCGGGCGATTCCATCGAAACAGCCAAGAGCCCGACGCTGGATCGTCGAGCGTCTGACGGTTCTCCGGACCCGAGCGACGGAGACGTGGCGCTCGTCCTACGCGGGCCGCGTGGCGCGCCGCTTGCTGAACGCGAGCGCATGCAGCCCACCCTCTTCGAGAGCGAGACCGGACTCCCCAGCCTGCGCTTCGGCGCCGAGCCCCTGGAGGATCCCGTCGATCCGGTCGTGGCGGCCGAGATGTTCGCGGGGCCCGAGACCGTCTCCGCCAGCGACCACGTCGTGCTCTTCGGAGCGGGGCTCGGCTACCGGGTGCAGCGCCTGCGGGAGCTCGGCCGGGACCCGATCGTGTTCGAGCCGTGCGGCGCCGCGCTCGAGCTGGCCAGGGCGCACGGCCCCGGGGTCGAGGGGGCGCAGGTCTTCACCGATCTGACGAAGCTGCACGAGCACCTGCTCGGGGTCTCGCGGCCCGACCAGAACACCATCCTCCTTCACGCGCCCCCGTACGCCCGCGCGTTCCCGGACGCGCTGAGCGCGGTGGCCAGCCTGATCAACGAGGTGCAGGGCCTGGTGATGCTCCGGCGCAACAGCGTGCAGGAGCGCGCCGCCTTCCTCACCGAGCGCGCGCTCGAGAACCTGCCGCGCCTCGCGGACGTGCCGTCCATCGCGTCGCTCTCGGGGGCGCTCGAGGGAGTGCCCGCGTTCATCGTCAGCGCGGGGCCGTCGCTGGACAAGAACCGGCACCTGCTGGCCGAGGCGTCGAAGCGCGGCGCGGTCTTCGCGGTGAACACCTCCGCCCCCGTCATGGCCGCCATCGACGCGCCGATCGACCTGCTCGTGGCCATCGAGGCGCTGGACGTCTCCGAGCCGATGAAGAAGGCGGCCCACGTGACCCGGGCCCTCGCGCTCGATCTGACGAGCGGCGGCCCCAACTTCGAGGTCGACGTCGCGCGCAAGGTCTGCTTCCTCGCCAACGCGGCGCAGTATCGCTGGCTCGGCGACGCGCTCGGCATCGGCGTGCTCGGCTACGGCGGCTCGGTCGCCACGGCCGCCTTCTCCCTCGCGGCCGCGCTCGGGGCCGACCCCATCGTCGTGCTCGGTCAGGACCTGGCCTACACCGACGGCCGCGGCTACGCGTCCGACACCCTCTTCGAGGGCACGGTGGTGCGGCGCGAGGGCCCGCTCCTCCACATCGACCGGGTGGCGAAGTGGGACGAGATG
Encoded here:
- a CDS encoding MotA/TolQ/ExbB proton channel family protein produces the protein MDIATIVGIVLGFGLILGSIVMGGSLGSFIDIPSLLIVLGGTMACTLIMERLERVLGAFKVAMNAIKGGKVASASDTIKRIVELSAIARREGVLALEKEQIDDGFMAKGIRMAVDGMPEEEIIGTLQAELVAMKDRHSRGQKLFKFMAATAPSMGMIGTLIGLVQMLQSLDDPSSIGPAMAVALLTTMYGAVVAFVVCGPIAEKLGLRSKEETARMVVVIEGIQSIVKGQNAAVIQEKLEARLAPTEREGEKKAA
- a CDS encoding P-loop NTPase; its protein translation is MTHSGPVCISVGGGKGGVGKSVVAANLGVAIADLGFRTVIIDADLGAANQHTLFGIDRPGQSLQAFLDKDVRSLEEIASPTGAPRLFLVPGIGAVPGAANLNHAQKLKVMRHIRRLDAEVVVIDVGAGVSFNVLDFFELGDLRLVVSSPQLPAMQNAYCFLKAAVHRGLTQRLENHAQREAFKLVCGHRETDRVSDLRRRARDERAGLDHAFEQVTTGFATRIVGNMLEGPHQRKVLAALSRMASDFLDVAVPVGAHLSMNREVHHSVTRRRPFLLSHPGHEASLALRSLAEALVTEDVQAIREARQAPPAEDPGNVSDEPVRETDEKILGVTLIDYLRREERVETDHALRVAFGGRTFQARMKDLSPRGTMIEGHLGGEIGDELSLTLVGLPGRPQLRGVVRHVSVAGFHYGVELDARSCDAASDLLEGAPRRSDTSPPQMAATG
- a CDS encoding RNA polymerase sigma factor RpoD/SigA, which encodes MKKTTATAERRPRARTGRSTRDPFDLYLAGLGELQPPLDRAGEVAAAQLIEEAERDCLDCILDNGLSLPEVLTWHRRFEAEEIDVLGVAHLGRYEGLEGRAELTKNLGKAAKVEERIGKMAGSKRGSAAERRVRRDRAWDQRGKIVRHMGLHRERIQDVVARVHRELRAFAAADGREDDQAIEIIRRAEDNLGRRRPVLRRVWPVLDAKRRRLEARRNALAEANLRLVVMLAKAYRGSGVPFPDLVQEGNLGLMRAVDKFDHRVGTRFSTYATWWIRQSIAREVTRHAETVRVPFGMTEKRKRLRRAERQLTQRYGRAPSEKELAEEVGMTVDKVRRSLEATTRSVSIHAPMGEDGDRSLDEVLCDDDAQQVDDAVIAREREGTAERILSVLSDREQFILRRRFGMDGNNADGLTLREIGEELNLSRERVRQLEAMALEKLRGALAREGA
- a CDS encoding SDR family NAD(P)-dependent oxidoreductase; the encoded protein is MRRSDQPRTVLLTGASTGLGLEIARRLLATPHRLILTARPSSMPRFAAAGVTESERVHLRPLDVTSPAMRSEVIGEAYHRWGGVDVLINNAGVSYRAVVEHVVEDERLEQMNVNFRSPMELARLVLPGMRDRGGGHILTVSSVGGMMAMPTMAVYSASKFALEGACEALWYEVRPWNIRVSLIEPGFIRSGSFERVRYTPMSRRSHDDDHDPYHAHYEHMGPFIARMMRGWLATPEWKVARAVLRTMADPTPPLRVLATFDARLFDALRRFLPRRLYHWLLYRSLPSISDWGSRPKTDFSGERLPEPRKSLTKPSPGQVS
- a CDS encoding GGDEF domain-containing protein, with product MSFFGGRRKGAKAAERVEAPERQRFGGRRQALTAQDLDPVDRGRGDALAAELRATTQAKRPKQLRAARAMSDALAQSLRLLRLALPGDFEGAREILADIESDVGRAMVPEDYAELAERLRTVSLPPVERGGGGFAVELFHRVVFAAQPVAHAFGLRAAVADLAELLKVSELDGPDDKPVRTLGLLFEAFSLHAARTREGGEIMKRCVGELIETLGGLSEGEEIHTTRLAEIRQQLAEAEDIQDLDLLRGTLLQHAGSLVEAAVHRHGAVREAVEAAHESRRRAEELAAALSDAEEQARTDALTGLGNRRAMMEAAEGFVGHDRDVGVLAIDLDHFKAINDAHGHAGGDAVLRHVADLLRGELRGDDQAFRVGGEELMVLLPEGTWQGARATAERLRARLCRAPVPVSAEETAAVTMSIGVALWTCTLPFSDAQELADAALYRAKEGGRNRVVG
- a CDS encoding flagellar motor protein MotB, with product MDGDEEEVEEGAPAWMATFADMMSLLLTFFVLLLSFANMDVVEFRTMMGSVREAFGVQFESPGDFQTRSDTPVSVAPGGSPTDPSVLPQAPTLALAARVRERLRQQGLEEVVDVEVTDRGVALRVRDAVLFDVGSDHLKDESLPILTRIAELSTEFTQELAIEGHTDDRPIHTSRFPSNWELSAARATAVLRYLQTTGLHPEAMSIAGYAETRPIADNQTDDGRSQNRRVEFVFTRPPEPDSEGTRAAAATDAQGDQPG